The genomic interval AAAAATGCAGGCGCCAAACCTAGGCTGCTGGAAGATGGTTGTTGCAGAGCTTGGTTTCATGGTACAAAAGGTTTGTAAGAAACAGTGATTTCAGGCAAtcctccctctcccaccctcctccccatTCCCTCTCCTAGCACCTGGTCTGTTCCCTCTCCTCAATATGAACATTTATAGCCAGACAGGGGAAATGATCTGGAATAACaaccctggggaaaaaaaaaattaaaattccacAATGCATTTATTCATTgtgcatttgattttaaaaggcagaTCAGATCCTGGCTCTCCTTTCTGATGTGGCTGTACAACAGTGGCACTGCAGCGTGCCTGCCTCCAGCTGATGTTCCCATGTCCTTCCCCCTTTAATCTCTGCCTTTTAACACAACCTGCTCATCAACATCCCTAATCACCAACTTGTGTAAGCACAATGCAGGACAGTGCCTTGCACTGCAGTCTGGAGCGTTAAGATACTCCGCGATACAGATGGTGTGTAAACAGTTCTCAAAGTTAGCTGACACAATTCAtagttcaaaataaaaccactgcagGATTTCCCTTTTCAACTCATGAGAAACTGTCCAGAATACTTCTGGACAAGTactgcacaggaagaaaatggaaggcTCCTGGCTAGCCAGCAGGGCTTGCTAAGGAAAACTGCACCTCTGCAACAGATAGGAGCTGCAACAGTAAAAGTCTTCAGTACAAGCGTGGAGGGACTTCCATCAGCCCTggcttttgtattttcttattatctaatgtttatacttttttttttttaaaaaaaaaaaaaaagctaaagtaCATTATACTTATTACACACCAGAAGACTACTCTTTCTAAACCAGGTGCTTTCTCACTGTGGTTGTTAATGCATGATGTTCTAGCTTAAGGAGACTCCGTTTTGGGAGAGACAGGCTCAGTTATACTGAGCACAAAATGTTACAGGCTCCAATGAACTCAATTTACCATGTGAGTCAAGAAATGCTGACGGTGCTTGCTCCAGATTTATACCTGTGCAACTGTGATCAGAAACAGGCTTCAGGTCTCCAAATAACACATCCTTTCACGTGGTGAAAGATTGCATAAAACCCCCTTAAAGAAAAGCCCTGCAGCTTGCTTTTAAATTCAAGATCCTGTGAAGAATAGCTGCTAAAACACCCACACAACTTAGTCTGGGGCACTTCCTAAGCCTCTAGAGTGAGCAGGCAGAACAAAGCCAGGTTGGAGACCTTCTCACCTGCAAGAGGAAGAGAGCACATTTGCATGAGCCACTTTAATCcccacaacttttttttttttttttttttttccccctcgcTGTTGCATAAAGAACAGTATCTGTCCTGGGCCCTTCCCCCAGTGACCTTTTATtctgagcagggcaggatgcTGCAAAGGAAGGACCCAAGGTGCAAAAACGGTCACAGGATCTATTCATGGGAGATCAATGATGTGTTAGCAAGGGGCGTATTAGTAACTAGTGTCACTATTTCTTTGTGTAGCTCTGCTGGTACTTTTCACACCAAGTGCTGCAGAGGTGACATATGTCACCCAAAGGCAGAAAGTTAAAGGTTTAGTCACTTATTGccacaaaaccaagaaagaataaaaataataaaaaaaaatatctcccttATCCAGGACTTGACCCACAAGGAGACAAGAAACAAGGCAAACAGCACTAACCCCTCCCCTACCAAGCAGTTGCTTTAATTTACAAGCAGGAAGGATCTCCCTTTTGTTCAGGCATCCAGCAGGCACAAGGATCCGGCAGGGATGGGCTCCAGGGATTTATACCGAAGAGGGGCTACAGGATGCTGGAAGCACACCCAGACAGAGGCAGGCTCAGAGAAACAGGGCACCATCAGCATTACCTGTCTATACGTGGGAATTGTCTCCAGATATACTTTCAGAGTCAAAGTCcgccagctctgcctggccttCGGGTGCCGTTTGGCTCCAGCTGTCTGTACAGTCCGATGCAGCGTCATCCTCACCCACTGTCACCTCCACCCAACTGACCTCCGCTGGCTCCTCGTTCTCCTCGCTGCCGTGGCCGTCGTGGCTGTTGCACTCCAACCTGTCCATACCCTCCGCTTGATTCCCCAACAAAGAGTCTTTCAGCGGTTCACAGTCTCTTTTTGCTCTCACCACTAGTTTCCCCCCATTCTCTTCATTCAGCTTTTTATGCTCCTGGTAATGCTGCCGAGACACCTCACTACCGTTCTTTGAACTCTCAAAGTGTTTTGAGCCCTTTTTCTGGCTTTGGTCGTTATGTCCATCAGCAGCATACTGCTGCTGGTACTGGTCAATCCATTTAAGCGACCCCATTCTTAGTGAAGACCGGTTTTCCTTGAACCAGCGAACTATTTCAGTTCTTGTGAGCCCAGTCTGAGATGCTAACTGGTCGTACTCCTGGGGTGATGGCCACTGGGTCCTTGCAAACGTGCTTTTCAGGAGATGAATCTGCTCCTGGGTTTTCTTCAGTGTGGTGGAGGATCCAGACAAAGCACCAGGGAGCTGAGAGCTACTCAGCAGTTCTGCCTGGCTTATTGCACCATTGGGAGTTCcttgttctttaatttttctgtatgaTCCCATTGAGTCCAAGACAGCTTGCTCCATGCTGTCCCTTATCTTTCTCCGCTCAGAAAACCAGGAATCTATCTCCCTCCTACTCAGCTTAGTCTCTACTCGAAGCCTGTCCAATTCTCCTTGGGTAGGAAAAGAGCATCTTAGGAAACTCTCCTCAAGGGCCCTAAGCTGctcctgtgttttctctttgaacCTCTGGGGAGTAAAATCTGTGTATGGGTGGAACGAACGGCCGTGCCGACCAGCTGAAGGTGCTATTTGATCTTTCCCTAAAGGATCGCCAGGAATATGCACAATGCCCCTTTGACTTCTGTACCTGTGGTCACTGAACCACTTCTTGATCTCGCTCCTGGAGAGACCCGTCGCCTGTATCAGCCGGTAGACCTCTGCATCGTCGGGAAACTGGCTTGCCATGAAACTAGCCTTCAGCTCCGCTATCTGCTCCTTGGTCTTTTTTCGCTCGCTGGCTGGCGTCAGGGGTACGGCCGTCAGCTTGGCAGGAATTTCAGGCACCTGAACTACATGAGGACGCTTGGCCTCTGGGGCACTTGATAAGGTCTGTATCGTCCTCTTTTGCCCCTGGTTGGGGGCAACAGCAAGTGTAATTGGTGAACAGGAAACAGTTGAACCATTTGACACGGGAGTCAAAACCAGACCGGTCTGGCCCAGTATCTGACAAGGCAAAGCCGTCTGGATGATGGGCTGGGGCATTTTTGCAGTTGTCAAAGGAGCTGGCAGGACAGTGATGGTTTGGGGAACCGCCTGGATAGTACCGTTGAACATCTTCTTTCTTGCCTCTTCCACTTCTTCAGGAGACCAACTTATACCATGCTTCAAGCGCTGCGTAGCAAACCAGATTCGGATTTGTTCTTCCGGGTGTTTTGATGCTGCTGTCAACCAAGACAACTCTGCTTGCGTTGGGTAAGGGAATTTATTAAAGGAGTTGATCATGGTTGCGTTAGTGTCCAGTGCAGAGTTGTATTTGGTACTGTTCAGAGGTACCGGCACCTTGGGGACAAGGTTAATATTTGGTGGCAGCTGTACAGAGGGCATAACGTGGGCTAACACGTCATGGAGAAGGTCTCCATTTATACAGGCAATAGCTTCAGTGGCTTCAGTTATGATGCGGGGGAGAGTGCCATCCACGTGGTTTTCCGCGACTCCCTCTTCTGGCTTTTTAGGTCCCTTCTTGGTTTCCCCTTTAGGCTTCCCCAGTTTCATCATTGGTGTTTTACTGGCACTAATTCCCCCGTGAAGTGAATCCTCACACTCTGCATTTTCTATGCCACTGCTTGTGACAGCGACATCGTTAGTGGTGGTCTCAATGGATTGCTCTAGAACAGTCTGATTATTGCgtttaattaatttcagtttaaagttgGTCTCTCCTGGGTGGTATTTCGCGTTGTGGTCAGATAAAGAATCATATTTTTTGGTTGTGAAGTTGCATTCAGCACAGACGTACAGAGGGTTGAGAATGACGTTTGGATGCTGAGTGTCAACATGCTCTGTGAATTCATTTAAGTTTTGCGTTGAGTAAGGGCAGTATTTACACTCATAACCACCCTGCGGTTTCTTAGACTGGTTTTCAGCTGGGGGCTTTGCCTCAACCACTTCGCAGTCCTTGACTGAGCTTTCTGAAGGCCAGGTTTTTTTAGAGTCCTGCTGCGGTGTGCCAGCCCCCTTCTCTTTGGGAGCCTCTACGCCCTCAGTGCCTTCCTGCTCCACGACTTCAGAGGTTCGCACCATACAGGGAGTCGTCGACTTTCTTTTGCTAGCCATGGCACCTGCTGGCAGCGTGCTGTCGTCCCAAAcgatgacctttttttttttttttttttttgacagggTGAGCAATCAATTCAATAAATCTTACAAGTGGCTCCAACCTTCCTCAATTACTTTactctgtttttttgttttaatgaagaatTTCCGCCCCGGCTGTGACCATCAGCTCTGCCAGTAGACCTGTCAGCTGCATGACACCTATGAAACAAAGCACCGTTGTTAGGCACTGATCTACAAAACACAGGTTCAGCAGAAAGCCACAGCTCAAGTTACGTGCATTTGCAAGGACTTTTGGACAATGCCGAACTGTTCCTACCCTCCATCGTTAACTTAAAAGTCAAAAATCTCCCCACCATgaataaaagcagcaggtaAATTTGCAGTGAAGTGCACCACAGGAAGAAAACCGCTTTGAAACAAGTAAGACTGAACAGACAGGGGATCTTAATTTCCACTATACTCAATGTGTttagctggaaaagaaagaagatacaGCTATAAATATTGCATCTTTTTATAGAAGCTGCAATTtctattaattattattttggagCCTGCAGATTTGAAATTGAGTGCAATTTATATTAAACTTAATTACTTCCCACTGTCACTTACCTTGTAAATATGTCTACAAAATGATTGCAGTTACTAATGATGGGTGATTTCTAAATAAAGCTATAGGGACTGCCTTGTTGTAGAAGtaaaggcagaaggaagagtTAATGCAAAtcaacactttcaaaggttTGCGTCTTGATGAAAGGTGGGttcaaagaaactgaagcagaTCTATGGAGGCATAACAAGTCTTTTCTGGAACAAAAATTTCCttgaaacaccttttttttcacTCAATATCGACAGAAGTAGCTGGCAAAAGGTCACAGAAGCCCTTAGATTACTTTCAAACAGGGTGCCTTCCTGTGACCCCACTGATACTCTCATCAAGCCCTAATTTGTGCACTTCACTCcctacagaattaaaaaaacaattgcATTTTTAAGCATGATTCATATGTCAAAGCGGTTTTGGAAGTTCCCAAATGCAAGAATTccataaaacatatttttcaaaggatCTGAGGTCAACATCAGTCAGAACAACCACAAAGAAAAACTACACCAGTTGTTTTAGAATCTACCCACAGTCATCAGGAGtgggtggagggaaggaggggaatTTAGTTGTCAGAAGAGTTTCATtaagtagaaaggaaaaaaaaaaaagaaaaaaaaagcgccaTTCTCCTATTTGACAAGATGCTTCTTCTAATCAATCCTTGACTCCAACTTGCTACTCTTCCTGATCAGATAAGGCTCTGAATTCATAATACTTCCAGTCCCAATGGAAAACTCATCTTTTACAATCAAGGAGTCtttgggatggggtgggggaggcaCTAGGGTTTACAAGCTGGAAGAGAATGGAAAGTGCAGATTTGCATAGTGGGTAAGACCTGCACTGACTTTTGTATAAGTATATTAAATGGAAAGTCTGAACTAGAAATCTAATGAAAGATGTGCTGGCTCGTGGCAGGGGTGGGTGGACTAGACgatctttaaaggtcttttccaacctaaaccgttctgtgattctatgatctcaCGTCTAACCAAATGcagattttctcattttgaagCCTGTAAATGCCAAGATGCATCCAACACGCAGCAGACACGAAGACCAAACAAGGTAAAATCCCACTACAGTTACATTGGCACATACCCAACATCGACGGACGGTTTATAACCACCTCGGTGCTGCCCTTGAACCTGCTCCTCCTGCTTATGCATTGGCACAAGAGCCAGAAATAGTGGCTGTAAAAGCAGCTGCTAACTTCTTGGTTCTGTTTGCAGCTGATGAATACTTTGCAGGTCTCTAGAGCATATTTCTGCTACTCTGCCTCTCACAGACCATACCACTCCTATACGTATGGAAACTCAAAATTATATACTGCCAGAGgaagcagctccagctggggaTAAGAGCAGGGATGGCAGCTTCCAGCTCCATGTACTCAAAACCCAGTGTAAAGCAATTCTCCATACACGAAGCAGTCCATACACAAATTCTCCATGAAGCACCCTTGCAGACCAGGCTCTCACTAAACACGAGCTGTGAAACACTAAACGTACTCCACTGAGAAGATGCTGTGCAGAGACGCTATTTGTTACACTGTGGATGCCCCAGCCCAACCACATGGTGCTCTGCGTTCACAGCCACTGCCACACCTCCCAGCCCCGACAGAGACCAGGGATGCTTCCGCACGCTCGCTTCCATTCGGTGAAGCACTGGAGCATCTGCTTGACTTTCAAGGGTGCATTTAAGCTCTGGGTGCTTCCCTGGGAAATGGAGCATCTTTGCCCAGCTCTGTGAAACAGGGATGGGGTTGTCTGCAGGCTTAAGACTCTGCCTTGCTCAGGATGACACAGTGCCATTTCCCTCCAACCCAGGATTACCAGTGTTGACATTGCCATTCCCCAAGCCATTAGCACTTCTGAGCCAACATCTcctttcctgtttcatttttttccttctgccttttaatAATGAACAATCAGATGAACAGTGGAAGAAATTATGCCTGGTTTTCTACAGATTTGTGCTGACTGACATTTAAACTGTTTTACACTGaacattttccattatttccaCATATTGCTTCAAAATTCCCTCTACTGCTCCTCACAATTGTCCTCCTGCTAAGTATTTTGGCTGGGATCTGTGGCTTGCTGCATCCCATGGCAGACAGGATCAGAAGGTAGAGACAAACATGCAACTGTCCAAGCACTCATCTTCCTGGCCACCCGTTTTTAATGATGCTTGCACAAAATTAATTATCTCTGAAGCTTCTTCCCTTGTACCCAGTCTGACTGAAACATGGCCAAAAGGTGAGAGAAGGGAGCAGAACGGGCTCTGCATGCCtagctgctgctggaaacagAATGAAGATACCTAGGTCACCTTGCTCTGCCCTGCAGATCCCACCACATTCACGACACTGATTTTCAGAGATGAGGGAAGGGAGGTGCAAGGCAGTGCCCTGGGACAGTGTGGTGGAGATGAGGATGGAGTCATGGCTCCCAGGATGCTCTTCTGTGGCTCACTTCTCCCCCCAGACCACACAGCTGCACTTAACAGACCGCTCTTTTTCTGATATATGACTTTCTGCAAAATTCATgtggcaaaaggaagaaaattcaaaagACATCAAAGACAGAGCAGGGCTTATTTATGTTTCACTGAATacctgcgcccccccccccccccccccccaggaaaaaaaaaaaaaaaaaaaaaaagggagggaagaaggagttaagaacaaaaagataaagGAATGGGGTGGAAGTGAAAGATGGAGGATGAGAAACAGCTAGGTTACAACTCTGAATCAATCAAAGGTTTCTTAAAAGCCAGGCTAAATGTTTTGAATTCCCCAGTCTCTGGAAGCTCAGCAagctctctgctgtgctgagctctcACCTCTCACAAGGACATGAAAATCAGCCCCAAGCAAAGATGCTCTGATACAGAGGAAGGGCCAAGGTCCCTCCAAAGCATATATAACTGGGTGGACAGACGAAAAATTCTGTCTGCTACAGTTTTACTAGAAAATTGTACAGATTGTTACTTCTTTCCCACCTACTATCCCAGAGAGTGGTTTTCTGCATGTCTAATTGCTGGTTTGCCAAGTCTACACTTCTAATACTTTTTCTGCCACACAAGAGTCGCTATTCACTGCAGAAATCAAGCCCAAGTGAAATGCTTCTTTTTGGAGGTCTGAAACtcatttggttttgttactgTCCAAGATGTTCAGCTTGGGCCGGTCACAACCATCCAGAGACCATCTCTGTCCCCTCAACCTGCACCctgaaagaagggaaggaaacaaGACCCAATGCTTGCATGAGCAAGGAGAGTTTATTCAGACCTCCAAGCCATGGCCCCTCCAGGACCTCGGTAAGGATGTCACGTCTCTGTAAGTTTGCAGGGCTGCCATGTCTAATCACAGGACGTCAGAGAGCACCAGAAGCATCTCACAGCTTTGAAACATGAGCTGCTCACCAGAACATCAAAGCCCCAGCGGAGAGCTTTAAATACATGGTGTTGCTCCTCACAAAGCTGCTAAATGATGCTGCTTCAGCTCCTCTGATGTGGGAGGTGGGCAGGAGAAAATGCAAACCTGACCTCACAAACCTCTGGATTTCACCTGCAGATGGCTGTTCCTCCAGCTAGTGACAGCTAccaattttttattcttttttttttttgggggggggtgggtaggggagaggaggaagggaagagagaagatTCCCTTTTACCGACAACCCAGGCTTAGCAACCAGGACATCCTGATCAGAACCCAAGTGACACTTCATCACCCGAGCCGTGCCCACTGCACATCGCTTTGAGGGGCAAAATTCACATCTGGTGCTTAATGAATAGGGCTGCACCACAGACAGGTCAACCTCTATTCCTAAAGTTGGCTTGGTTCACCCTACTGGTTTGTTACAGACAGGACACCAGACAACTGACCTCCCGGTTTTTGGGCTGCTGCCACTGTGGGTTGCCGGCAGTGGTTGCCTTGTGAGCAGCCAGTCCCCCCAGACACGGGGAGGGAAGGCAGCCCTCACTCCTCCAGCTCACCTGCCATATCTCCTGCTCATCTTGCAATGCTGTGGGTggttggaaaaataaaacctttttttttttttttttaatgagcaaatgcacaaagcagcaaaaggcaaccaggtgaaaaacaaaaggacCTGGCTTCGAGCAGACAGCTGCCGTGGTGAATGAGATCCAAACCAAGCCACAGAGAGCCTGTGTGCAGGAACAAGAGCTTTCagtctgctttgctttggcaAAGCCATCCAGGACAGAGGCACACCGGTCAGAAGCAACGCATTCTTTTAAATCTACCTCCCCAAAAGCATGCCACAGCAGTTACGAGTAAGGCCCTTAGTCTGGTTTTCTTTAGTTTctgaaatttgtttcatttgtttaattaacaaaataacCCAGCCACAGTCCTCTGATCTTCTAAACACTTGTTAAAACAGCTCCAGAGCATCCAAGGTGAGAATGAATTCGGACCTCATTTGGTGACTCTGTGCACAACTGTGGAAACATCACATTTCCTACCTGGTTGCCTGGCCCCAGACTTGGAAAACCGTGGAGAACTGCACAGGGAAAATAAACCATGCTTTTAGGTCTGGCTGGCACTAGAAAATGTTTGTCTCTGCAGCAATGCTACCTTCCAGCAGCAAAAGATTAACAGTACAGTTCAAGCAAagggatggagaaagaaaaaaaatatattaaaaagctttcttttgttGAACACTGAAATCTGTTCACTCTCCCATCTTTTCCTTGAGCACATAGCCAGTTTAATACCCGctccccttaaaaaaaaataaaatcagcaaataTTTGGGTAGAGACTGAACTTCTTTTCTGCACTACCATTGCCACATGGGCTCCTCTGAGGTGGTGGCAGAGTGGGAATTTTCCATGGCAGCTGGAACACAGCCCGGTCACACAAAGCATCAGCCAAAACCCTGCAAGCCACAGCTGGGGAAGTGGCAGGGCAGTGGAGAGACAGGCTGAGATGCTGTCTGTCTGCTCTTGTATCCCAAAACATGAGTAAGCCTGAAAAAGGCTGTTCAAAGACAACCAAATTTGATGGGatattgaattaaaaaacagggaaaagctTAACTTTGGCAGAAAGGGAAAGTTCACCACAAATGTCACCATTTTGTGCTGCATCCTGCTTCCAAACAAGGACTAGAAGCAAATAATACAACAGAGGGTAAAACAGGTTGAACCCCCCACCCAATGCAAGTGGATCTTTACTTTTCACAGATAtaccttgcctttttttttttttaagaaaaaaaaccccaaccaaccaaaaacaaccagaaagaaaaaacactctAGCAACACTTGTGTGATTTTgtcaataatatttttcatctcaCTGCATTGTTTGCTTTGCCCTGTGCTAGCAGAGTGTTCCCAGCACCTGGCCTCATCCAAAAACTAACAGTGGGAAAACCACCACTACGAGGTTACCTGCAAACAAACGCAGGAATATAGGGGGTTTCGTTTGCAAGGGCCAGCTGATGTTTAAAAAGGGCGGAAGCATTTTATTGCTTTACTGCCTAGGAATAGAGTCTCTACAAACAGCATCCTCTCTGCTATGCAGGACAAGCAACAGCAAATTACACTCTTGTAATTTAACTATttaactccccccccccaaaaaaaaaaaaaaaaaacaacaaaaaaccccaaacaaccatccaccaaaacccaaccaaccaacaaacaaccgacccaaaccaacccccccaaaacccctatgcaaaccaaaacacaacacaacccTCCCCTGTGTCTGAACATGATGTTTAACATCACAAAGGTACCAGCTCCTCCTTACAGCCTTCTCATGCCCCTTTCCCAGCTTGGGGACAAAGCAGGAGTAGCAGAAGaactgcacagcacagcaccaacCACAGCTCGCTAGCCAGGACTCGTCAGACAGAAGTCTTTCAGTCCCTAGGTTTTTTGGGATACTACCCCACTTTGTCACGCAGTAACATCACTCAGCAAACCTCAAGGCGGATGCCACACGCTGCCCTTGGATGCCAGTCAGGCGCTGCCGCCCACCGCCTTTCAAACACCCCAGAttgcttttaaagcagagaCACCACCTGCACCACTTTTTTCCTGAGCTAAAGAATTTGCCATCCCTCGCAGAACGTGTGACCAACCACACCGTGATGGACCTCAGTGGGTCTGTCCGTTTCTTGGCTAGCGTCAGCTATGTCCTTTCCTCCTCATAACCCTCCGAGCCTGTGCACCCCTGACTCCGCCAGGACTCAAAAACGCATTTCCCTGTGAGCATCTCTGCTTCTGACTCCAACCTGCGTGGCTGCCTAGAAGTCATGCCCACAGAGTTTAGtgcaaagcagaaatgaatTGATATTACTTGACAACatcatcccccccccccggcgaCCACCTACTCTTCACCCACAAAGGCTGCGTCCACGCTAACACACGTGGCATAGAGCAGAGCTATCATCCTGCGCCGTGTCAGAGATGCTGAACTCACGTTCATTAACGTTGCCGTAATATTATTCTCCTACGAATCCAAAGATGAGAGGCGAGATACACATTTCACGGTGCAAAAAAGGCACATGCCTAGGGtgatgtttttccttccttacaaCTGTTTTTAGCATGCAGCTGCTACAGTAATATCAAAAAGCACATCAGCtagcacagcaaaaaaaaatgctgttgctcTCCACTGTGataaaacacttaaaaacatTGCTTAATTATATGCAGGAGAATAAGCAGAAGCAAACCAGGGCAAATAATTCCTGCATGATGGATTTGGACCG from Falco biarmicus isolate bFalBia1 chromosome 3, bFalBia1.pri, whole genome shotgun sequence carries:
- the ZHX2 gene encoding zinc fingers and homeoboxes protein 2, producing the protein MASKRKSTTPCMVRTSEVVEQEGTEGVEAPKEKGAGTPQQDSKKTWPSESSVKDCEVVEAKPPAENQSKKPQGGYECKYCPYSTQNLNEFTEHVDTQHPNVILNPLYVCAECNFTTKKYDSLSDHNAKYHPGETNFKLKLIKRNNQTVLEQSIETTTNDVAVTSSGIENAECEDSLHGGISASKTPMMKLGKPKGETKKGPKKPEEGVAENHVDGTLPRIITEATEAIACINGDLLHDVLAHVMPSVQLPPNINLVPKVPVPLNSTKYNSALDTNATMINSFNKFPYPTQAELSWLTAASKHPEEQIRIWFATQRLKHGISWSPEEVEEARKKMFNGTIQAVPQTITVLPAPLTTAKMPQPIIQTALPCQILGQTGLVLTPVSNGSTVSCSPITLAVAPNQGQKRTIQTLSSAPEAKRPHVVQVPEIPAKLTAVPLTPASERKKTKEQIAELKASFMASQFPDDAEVYRLIQATGLSRSEIKKWFSDHRYRSQRGIVHIPGDPLGKDQIAPSAGRHGRSFHPYTDFTPQRFKEKTQEQLRALEESFLRCSFPTQGELDRLRVETKLSRREIDSWFSERRKIRDSMEQAVLDSMGSYRKIKEQGTPNGAISQAELLSSSQLPGALSGSSTTLKKTQEQIHLLKSTFARTQWPSPQEYDQLASQTGLTRTEIVRWFKENRSSLRMGSLKWIDQYQQQYAADGHNDQSQKKGSKHFESSKNGSEVSRQHYQEHKKLNEENGGKLVVRAKRDCEPLKDSLLGNQAEGMDRLECNSHDGHGSEENEEPAEVSWVEVTVGEDDAASDCTDSWSQTAPEGQAELADFDSESISGDNSHV